The following coding sequences lie in one Schistocerca serialis cubense isolate TAMUIC-IGC-003099 chromosome 12, iqSchSeri2.2, whole genome shotgun sequence genomic window:
- the LOC126428289 gene encoding alpha-1,3/1,6-mannosyltransferase ALG2, translated as MGKIVVLHPDLGIGGAERLVVDVALALQKEGHDVQFVTAHHDSNHCFAETKDGSFQVTVVGDWLPRSIYGRFHAVFAYLRMMYAAMYLVFFSGIKPDLVFCDQVSACIPILRYRGLKVVFYCHFPDQLLSYRDSRLKQMYRAPLDWLEEVTTGMADKVLVNSKFTASVFKATFKRLAKVTPDVLYPSVNTDLFEGSATRRLNEVIEDPAFLVDDAFLFLSINRYERKKNLSLVLRAFADLRTILDEDKWSNVFLIMAGGYDNRVKENVEHFTELVCLAVRLGVSEKVKFFKSPSDSVKLSLLYHSHCLVYTPANEHFGIVPLEAMHAKKPVIAVNSGGPTETVVDGVTGFLCEPEPDKFAEAMSKFVSNKPLVKRMGLQGRDWVMEKFSFLSFSKQLQKIVMEFLKSDDSND; from the coding sequence ATGGGTAAAATTGTTGTATTGCACCCTGATTTGGGCATCGGAGGAGCTGAAAGATTGGTCGTTGATGTTGCCTTGGCATTGCAGAAGGAAGGTCACGACGTTCAATTCGTGACTGCACACCATGATTCGAATCATTGCTTTGCTGAAACGAAGGATGGAAGCTTTCAAGTTACAGTAGTAGGCGACTGGTTGCCCCGTAGTATTTATGGCCGCTTTCACGCTGTATTCGCCTATCTACGTATGATGTACGCAGCGATGTATCTTGTCTTCTTCAGTGGAATCAAGCCAGATCTTGTGTTTTGTGACCAGGTGTCAGCCTGTATTCCGATCCTGCGCTACCGGGGTCTGAAAGTTGTGTTTTACTGCCACTTTCCAGATCAGCTACTCAGTTACAGAGACAGCCGCCTGAAGCAGATGTACAGAGCGCCTTTGGACTGGTTGGAAGAGGTGACTACGGGAATGGCCGACAAAGTACTTGTCAACAGTAAGTTTACTGCCAGTGTCTTCAAAGCAACTTTCAAAAGACTGGCAAAAGTCACACCCGACGTCCTGTATCCTTCTGTGAACACAGACTTATTCGAAGGTTCTGCGACGCGTCGGCTTAATGAAGTCATAGAAGATCCCGCATTTCTTGTCGATGATGCCTTTTTATTTTTGTCTATCAATCGTTACGAACGTAAGAAGAACCTGTCTCTGGTACTAAGAGCCTTTGCAGATTTGAGGACGATTCTTGATGAAGATAAGTGGTCTAATGTCTTCTTGATTATGGCGGGAGGATATGACAATAGAGTGAAAGAGAATGTAGAACACTTCACAGAACTAGTGTGTCTTGCAGTTAGGCTTGGAGTGtcggaaaaagtaaaattttttaagTCACCTTCGGATTCCGTTAAGCTATCTTTGTTGTATCATAGTCACTGTTTGGTGTACACTCCAGCCAATGAGCATTTTGGGATTGTGCCACTGGAAGCCATGCATGCCAAGAAGCCTGTAATAGCCGTTAACAGTGGAGGCCCCACAGAAACAGTAGTTGATGGAGTTACTGGCTTTCTTTGTGAACCTGAACCAGATAAATTCGCCGAAGCAATGAGCAAATTCGTATCTAATAAGCCTCTTGTCAAGAGAATGGGTTTGCAGGGCAGGGATTGGGTTATGGAAAAGTTTTCATTCTTATCATTCAGCAAGCAATTGCAGAAAATTGTCATGGAATTTCTGAAAAGTGATGACAGTAATGACTGA